taaaattAAACTAGGACTGCATTGTATATGGCAATGGGTTCACACTACACAAGGTTCTCATCACTCCGGAGATTCCATTTTGGGGAAAGAAGATTGGTTGGgtctttcttattttcttttttgatttaatcGAAATTCACTAATTGATACTACAACCATTGGAGCAGAGACACTAAAAACATACGAAACTTATGTTTCATCGAAAGCAGGAACACTCAATTAATTAGATTAGGTTGTTCGCTCTTTCTTCGAAATCTTAAGTAGAACTTTCCCTCAGGTTGGGAGACACACCATCTTCTTGCCCCTGGAAAACGTTCCACATCCTTAAAATCATAGGTTAACAAAACAATGgattgtttaaatataaataaattagggCTAAAATATGTACAGGCATTTTGCGTAGCGAAGTTATGTTTTCTCAGCTTAGATCTTTAGTTAACCGTATTAACCATTTAACcatagtttagtttagtttactttAGTTAGTTACTTTGTTACTTTGTTTTTACATGCTCAAGTACAGTAAGTCATTTATAATAGTTTACTTTGTTGTTAATTCAATTGAGTTTGTCTAggtataaacatttaaaaattttgaaaaatatttacttctGATTTAAGTTGcgtttttgttaatttgtaattcctttttcttttcctttagCTTTTTATGCACTATGtttcatttaagttttaagacgacgaaaaatggaaaagagaTGCAtgatattttgtatttgtattaattggtatttatttgtttttaacctgagataaaaacaaatttatattgtttgTATGTTTGCAAGCGAGCGACGACGATTGACAAAAAATTTGTagcaatttgttgcatttaGTTTGGTGTATGTAGTTGGTTGGCCGCTGGCCCCTAGtctattatataatataatataatatatatagtatataataatatagtatatatatatatatatctatatatatttgtatccGTAACCGTAACCGTTAacgcatctgcatctgtatctttatcttGATCtcttgctgctcctgcttgtATAActatgatatatgtatatgcatgtatatagTAAATGCgttaaatgtataatatagttggtatatgtatatagagctatgtatgtatgttaatcatgcgtgtatatgtatatgactGCGCTGGTTTGGCATTGGGATCTACGAATGGCAGAGGATAAAACTTAACTTAGTTGAGCGAAATTTGCTTGACTCTCCAACTCAATTCAATTCGAATCGAATCTGATCTATCATATCGAATCAAAATCCAggatttaatattttggataGGAAAGGACTAACTAACGCGGCAAGGGGTATGTACACAGTTCTCTTCGCGTCCtttgttcatttgtttttgtttttgtttttggggtgCAGAATATCACATAGTCAgacatctatatatatacgacTACAAGTTCTCCGGGCAACCTCCGCCTTAGACATGCAGCGTGGAGGCGTCCAGTGAGTTCCTCGAGCTGCTCGAGCTGCGACCTATCAACGTGGCCGTGTCCGCACTGTCCGCATCCAGAGGGAATCGCTTGCGCTGCGGACGCAGGAAGAGGAACATGACCAGCAGGGCCAGGAAGAAGGCCAGCGCCCCGAAGGCCGGATAGACCACACCGCCCAGTTCGCTGGGCGTGGGCAGCGCACTGATTATATACACACGATCCGTGGGATGTGGAAGGCGAATGTGCTGCGAGTGCTCCAAGGCATCGGCATGGTCCACTGGCTGCTCCGCGTGCTGCATCTGGGTCCTCGATTTACTGGTCGTCGTGGTGGTCGTTGTCGTGCCCACCAACTGGCTGGTGTCCACATTCAGCTTGATCGAACGCCGCATCAGACCCGTGAGCTATTCAATTGAAATCGGAAGAaagcatatagcatatatagtcGTTGGATGTGGAAGAATGTAATAGACAGGCGGTTTAAGATCGTAAAAAACCTATACTTTAAAGATCATTTCTTCTTAACTTCTATAAGCAatcataaaaacttatttgctttgcttgtGCCCGAAATCTCTTTATAGATTAGATAAGAAGTTGTTGATAAGAAAGCATCTTGTATACTTAACCCGCATTGGGTTAATCCTTAGTTTAAACTAGTTTCGAGtgaaatttcttttatttagcCGCCTCATTACTACCATTTACCATCAAATGGATAGTACGCCATATATCATATGTTACTAAGATCTTAACTATTAAACCCAGTGCCTAATTTTGTACCATGTTCTTCTTATCTCTAGATATCAAACTTAATGAGTGGACTCACCCTGTGCTTGCACTTGACCTGGATGTTGTAGACGGTGTCCGGCCACAAGGAGAGTTCCGCCCGGGCGGTGTCCGTCAGCAGATTGCCGATGAGCCCGCCGCCGGACACCTCCCAGGTGATGAGGCACTGGCGCGAGGCATTCGCTATCATCTCATCCCAGCCGATGTCCGTGAGGACGAGCGACTCCTGGCGCTGGGCCTTCAGGATGCGCAGCTCGAAGGGTGCCATCAGCTTTTGGCAGCACTGTGGTGGTGCGTAGTATGCAGGATTCGAGGATTGCCAACGATGCGGTGGAGCACAAGGACAACGCCCCGGGCAGGACACACAGGTACGGTTGAAAAGGGAGAAGAGGATGGTAAAGTTAGCTATTTGTCAATTATTTCTTGTAATTATGTGGCGCGCCCGCAGGTAGGCAATGAAATTTGTTCATCCTTCGGTTGCCACTTTTCGCCCCCGGGCGACAACGTTTAACCCATTAAGGCCTGGCTGTTTCGTTTGGCATAATTCATGTCCCTGCCGTGTAAGTGCCTAAAAATGTTTACGCACGGCAATTTGACAGTGGCAAAGGCAACAGAAACAACCCTTTTTCAGCCGGCTTGCGATAATAAATGTAGATTTAATTTCGGGCATTTAAAAAGATGCTTCTCCagagaaatttacaaaattgcacaaatttctaacaaaaattaaagtcggcatggcaaataaaatggaatgcTTGCAATGAAAATGATTGAAATTTAAACGGTTTTTTACGCTACACTTCAAAAGTTGAGtgatttttttgtgatttgatCAAATGCTCCACTAAATTATCATTCGATTATAATTCAGTTGCtcagagtttttttttttttggctgttttGAGCCGGCATTAATGGGTTAATGACATCGTTAGGCTGTCGCACAAAAGACAAACATGAATGGAGATACTTACGTTTGTGCAATCAACGGAATCCTTACAATAATGCCAGTCCTTGGAAAGCTGCAAGCAGAGACGACAGGACAAAGTTAgttagtgggcgtggcctaaTCGAATTTTAAGTAAGCTAGCAAAAAGTAATCAGGCCCAAGACCCCGGGCTGCCAGGACAAACAACAAGGAGTCATCAGCAGCCTCCTTTTGGCCCCataccccccaccccctcccaCCAATCTCATGGCCCCAACAATAGACGCAAATTTGTAACTCGTAATAAAAGGCAAGCCAGgcagccagcaaaaaaaaaagaaaaaaataaagaaaaaataaagagtCTATGTAGATATACAGGAGCGGTCAGGAAAATAGTGCTCTAATGGAATGAACCCTAAACGAGGAGTGCTAAATTTGCAGTTTCCAGCATAAACTAATCCCAATATTGAAATCAATAGAACCATTAAGTGATAGAGAATCGCACGCTTTGCCTAATTGTTTAGTTGTTTTGGGCAATTTTGCTAATCCGTTTGCTATTCTTCTGGCCGTTTCTGTGCACAAGTAAATGACCACAAACGTTTGTGTTCGTCTATGGCGAATTGAAAATTTCACGCTGCCGGCAATGAGGATAATGAGGAGGATTGCCGTGACAGGACGATGAGgttgaggatgaggatgaggatgaggatgcggatgatAGAGAGAGCAGGAGGATCGGGATCAAACCGGACTGCCTGCTTAGCCTTTGTCAACTGTCGCCTTAGTCTCAAAACAGCTGAACTGAACGCAACAAAATGGAACAGCGGGCAGTACGGAGTACGGAGTTCCAGGGCGCAGGACACGGGACTTAGGACCTAGGACCAGTAACCCCACcccaactcctcctcctccccctaCTCCTGCTTCTTTGACGTCTGTCCGCAGTCCTTTTATGAATGAGCAGGCAGAGAAACGGACAGCTGAATGaggaaatggcaatgggaacGAGTCATTAGAGATGGGTGCGTGACAAATTGTTATGACTCGGAAtttacaatattaaaaaaatcaaacgaGGCGGATTCTCAATTCATTGGGCATTCGTTTTCGGTTTCGATTTCGGGGAGGATTGGGTTAAGTTGAAGTAACCCTAATGTTCGCTGCAATCCAGATTTATGATTATTGCATTCGCCGGCATTGAGTTTCCAAAATCTTTATCTACAGTCTCGCCCGATTCGTTATACTAGTTAATTTCGGTCCATGATTGAAATGTTAGCTTGATTTTATCAAGTTATTCATATAGAATGTGAGACTctctaatttttatttttttatttaataaagcaAACTTGCTAAGCCAACACACATTGGTTGGCTTTAGtaaaaatcaatattaataataatagctgCCAACACTTGCACCTTAATGTTTGTTTAACATGAACATGTGTCAAATTAAGCCTTATCAAAATAAGCAACCTATTATAATCGCTTAATTGACATTCGACGAGCTTCGTGAGCACCTGTActcataatatttaattttaatgcattgggtaaatataaaataaagtcAAGGTGcttttttcaaacaattaaCCTTTCTTACTACTAATGCTACTTCCCGTGCAGCtaaatcgtttttttttttatatttcgaaACTAAAGCTATTCCCGATACTATCTCGCTGGCTCAATCGCTCCCCTTGGCAACCTTAAGCCACTGCCACTCCGATGCTATCCAGCACATCCAGCTCACTCACTAAGCCCTTAAATGCATCCGTACTTTGTGCAAATGTAGCACAGCAACTACTTGCATCTGGATCGATCATCCATCATCCTGggcaaaggaaaggaaaaaaccGACGGACAATGGCTGCCATCACCTTTTGGGCCAACTTTGACGGCGGCACTTTGTCATCATTACACAATAAGGCAGGAAAATCAGTAAAATCCGGGAAAACGGAAAGGGAAAatgagcaggaggagcaagAGTGGCAGGAgtggcaggaggagcaggaccaAAACCAAGCAGTTGTGGCAGATAAAAACGACGAatgccaaaaggaaaatcgcAAAGACAACATATTTTCCgctcaattgaatttttggcCTCTGAAGATGTAGACGATGTAGTTGATGAGGGGAGGATTGCGTTTCCAACTGAAATTGTGGACAAGGATGAGGAcaaggatgtggatgtggatgcgaaTGAGGGCCTGAACCTGAAACAACTTGGGCGATAAGTAACAACAATAAGGCGTTCAGAATGAATGAATAAACGAATGAATGACCGAATGACTGAATGAAAACGCTGAACTGGCAAATCTTTGCCCGATTTTCCCAGTTCCACAGCtcgcattttccttttcccactttccactttccactttccacagTCTCGAGTCTGGAGTCCATGGACAACTGCCTACTACCTGGCCGAAAATGTGTCTgggccaaataaattaaacgcaGGCAGCGACAACTTTTACATGCAATTGCCCTGGTATTTACACCCTCGGCACAAATGCACTTGAAGAAAAGTGTGAAAACTCCCACCTAAGAGTATGAAAATTCCCTTTGATGTtcgcatgtacatatgtatgtacgtggGGGAAACAAGATTTTCCCAATTCAGGTAAGCGACAGTTAATCCTGCAATTTGTACTCTCTATTTGCATTCTTTTGAAGGGTTACAGTTAATACGATTATTGTTTTACTTTTACAACACTATTATTCTGTTATTTCTAATGCTTATATTAGTATTATAGTAAAATTACTAGAAGATGGCACTTTTCTCTTACATATGCTAACTTTGTTGAGCTATTGAACTAGTTTTTGTTTCGACAAGTGTGGCAACCATGGGCACATGACTCCCTTCTGGCCACATAAATTACCGAAGTTgggtcagtcagtcagttttTTGAGCGGCTTTTATGAGACACGTACGCAGATACGTACGTAGATATATTCGATGATtccaccaccagcagcggcCGAACTACGTGCCTTGCATATACATCAAGATCGAATCTTCCGGCCACCGCAGCACCCGGAACAAAAAATGCCGAATGCCACGCAGCCAACTGGAGCACCCGAGCGCACCCATCGCACCACCCATCTaacccacccaaccacccaaacgcccaaccacccagcaCATATCCAAAGTGAAGGAGGAAAAGTCTTTCATGGTGTTAATTTGGCGCTGATTGAGCAACGCATTCGCATTTGGATTCGGAATCGCATTCCCCGTTCTTTGGATTCTCCTGTTCTCAGTAACCGATTCTCAGTTTTGGGGGTTGGATGGACGGTCGGACGGATGGACGGATGAATGGATGGGTGGATTAGTTCCAGTTAGTCCTGCGAACCGAGCATGAAATTAGCCCAGCCTGCAACCCCTAAGAACTTTTGACTTTCTGCGAGGCGAGGCATCCTGCATtaccatcaccaccatcaccaccaccttCAGCAACTCCACCACCtcgaccaccaccaccccatcCATCCCATCCAAAACTCTTGAGCGAACTTCAAAGGGCATATCGGATGGAGATGATGACGGTGATCAGGAATGCAGACAGCACACAGGCGAAAGCTTAAGTATTTCGTGCCTGAAATCTGCAATTTCGGACTAAATAATCAGCAAAGATTGGCATAACTAAAGCCGAAAAGCCTGGCCACATTTAAGGCTAAACAAGAAAGTTGAGTGCTGGAAATTTATGGCGAACATCTGCCATTTCAGTCTGAATAATCAGTGAAGATTAACTTATGTTATGTACGATATAAATGAACTTGTCTATTTGGTAATCTTTTTATAGTAACCTTAGGTTATAGGTTATATTAGGTTACTATAGTTAAGCAATGgctaaatatttcatattttacaGTGTTGTGAAGTGATTGGACATACAGTTAGTTGgaataacataacataat
This Drosophila simulans strain w501 chromosome X, Prin_Dsim_3.1, whole genome shotgun sequence DNA region includes the following protein-coding sequences:
- the LOC6740037 gene encoding transmembrane protein fend — encoded protein: MFHSLVLMACALAALSVAQGAGFARSKSLPLSLSLSVSVSSSLASASSPGAAADPTAAVTVAATAPTPASAPFAGKQLNRCRQSCYQQLSKDWHYCKDSVDCTNCCQKLMAPFELRILKAQRQESLVLTDIGWDEMIANASRQCLITWEVSGGGLIGNLLTDTARAELSLWPDTVYNIQVKCKHRLTGLMRRSIKLNVDTSQLVGTTTTTTTTSKSRTQMQHAEQPVDHADALEHSQHIRLPHPTDRVYIISALPTPSELGGVVYPAFGALAFFLALLVMFLFLRPQRKRFPLDADSADTATLIGRSSSSSRNSLDASTLHV